A region of the Callithrix jacchus isolate 240 chromosome 10, calJac240_pri, whole genome shotgun sequence genome:
GACAAATCCAGCTTCTGGCATCTATCAGCCACTACTACTCCCAGGtggttaaaatatatgaaaatgcctTCAGAACAGAAAAGTAAACTTTATTAAATAGGAGGGACTGGGCAGTCCTGCAAACTGAACTTCCCTGCCGCGGCTTCAGGACCAGCCACCCCACCCTGTACTGCTTGCCTTCGCCCTCAAATACACAGGTTATACTGCTGCCACCAGAAAATCCCAGAGCTGAACAACACCCACCCATAAACACGTTTAAAGATGTGAGAGTTTGAGGGCTGCAGGCACCCACTTTGAACCCaagccctttcctccctccttgcaCCACCCCCTAGCCCTCCTGCTCACCGAAGGTCACTACCCCCATATGTCTCCTTGGGATTCTTCCCCCTCTCTTTCTGGAACTTGATCAGGCTGAACGCAGTAACTGACAGCAACAGCACGCCCAGGAGCACCCCAATTAGAGCCCCAGCCACTCGGCCTTGTGAGGGTTCTAAGGAGACACAGGACCCACAGAGTTGCAGACATTCCTTGGCCCACCAGTGGACAGCTTCATGCAGCCTCCCCAACACAAGCCTGCTGGCCCGGCCTCCACCCAGCATCCCTACCGGTCACAGAGAGGGTCAGCTCACAGGATGCACTGCCCATCTGGTTGGTGGCCACACAGCGGTAGGTGCCCGAGGAGGTCAGGGAGAGGTTGGTGAGAATGAGCTGGCCAGACACCTCATCTAGAGGATGAAGAGGGAGTGTTCCACCACTCATTCAACTCTGAGCACCTCTATGAGGAGAGCACGTTTCATTTCATCCTTATAACAAACCTGTCGGGGaggaactaattttttttttttttattggtggGGAAACTGGTTCAGAAAAAGGAAGTAATGTGTCTGAAGTGACCCAGCGTGGAATTTCAAAGCTGCTGCGACTTACCTGTTCTTTCCACGCTACATAGATGCCttttggggaggaggagggctgcACACTCATGAAGGATTCAGACACTGGCAATGGAGTTGGGGTGGGGTGCTGACTGGCTGATGTCAGGCTCCTGGTTTGGTGTAAAAAGCTTGATTGCTAGAAACTGCATCCTGTAGGGTGGCTCTAAGCTGACACATGCTTTTCTAAACTGCTTGCCTTAGAAGGCAGAGCATACACCAGGAGGTgatctgggggtggggtggggatcaTTCATTTCTGGATTGATAAAGAGGTGTTCTGGGGCTGGAGGGAGAATAACTGGATCCAGGAAGAGGAAGCTGAGAAACTACGGCTCCTATGTATATGGTTCCTCCAAAGAAAATGGTTAAAAGATTCAAGCCAATCCATgctattctgcctcagtttcctctccagGAAGTCTGGAAATGATCCATGACCCTTAGGAAACCTAAAATAAATCTCCCCAAAGCAGATGAATGGGCACCATCAGAATGCTCCCTGCCTTCTACTCTCTTCCAGGATATCAGGAATATATTTAGCTTGAGAAATACTCCCAGGATCCCCCGGCCACAGACTGTGCAGGAAGACAGGCAGGAGGGAATACAGGAAGCCaaggaagaggaggcagggaaAGGTATAGTGGTTTGTCTCATACCCCTAGTCATGGAACTGGTAATATGGCTGTGTGGGATTTAGAGACCAGATTTGCCCAGGTGTCCAGTCCCCTCTTCCTGATGCCCTTGGCCCTTACCTTGAACCATGCTGCCAGGAGAAGGTGTAGGAGAAGATCCAAGACGCACCCAGTTGTATACTGGCCTGGGAGCCCCCTCGGAAGAGCTGCATCTCAGTGCAGTAGAGCCTCCCACAGTGGTTTGTCCATTCTGACTGCATGAGGGATTACTGGGGGGAACTGCAAAAACCATAGAAAGTTCCTCAGAAATCCTCCGACCCCACTCCTAGCTCCATTAGGTGCTACATTCTCTACTTCAATACCCCTGTCAAACAGTGGACATTGTGTTCACACACCCCTGCATCCCCAGGAACTGAGGGATTTCCACATTGGAAATTCTGATTGTTAGAGAAAATTATTCCTCATGTTGAGCCAAAATGTGTGTAACATAATATCCACCCATTGGTTTCAGTTACTGCCCTCTGGAcccacaaagaaattaaaatctctCCTCCACATGACAGCCCTTCGGGGGTTGAATCCAGCagctgtatatacaccacatcctaggtcttctctttttcttctaaacaCTGCCAGCCTCTTTGACAGTTTTTCTGGTTGCTCATCTCTGAGCAGTCTCTACTTTGGGGTGAGACAGAAGCTCTGAGCATGAGGTTGGTGCCCAGTAATAGAGGCCCTTGTTCCTTTGACAGCCACTCCCCTTCTCTGCCACTGACCTTGGGAAGGACAGAATCCAACTACCAATGAGAGGTTACCCCATGATGGAGCTGCTGGGGACAGACTCAGATCCCCATGTATGGGAAAGGCTTTCTCTCACACACTCTGTTATCAGGCTCTGATGGAGGAGATGCCCTCGGTGGAGGGTGGAGTTGGAGTATGACCATCTGGACTAGAAGACTTGGAAGGGGAGTACTTTCCCTTGGGGCCCCCAGCACAGTTGTGTACTTGGGCTAAAAGTCAAAAATGGGAGATTTAGCAGGACCAGTGCAAACTCTGAGTATGTGAAAGAGTAGGTGGCTGGTGGATCCCCAGCCTGCCTTACCCAGCACAGTAAGGTTGATTAACCCCAGCCCATTGGTGTAGAAATCTGGTGGGTTGTTGACTTGGCAGAGGTAGGTTCCAGTATCTGAGGGGTGGATGTCAGTCAGTTTCAGCGTGGCCACCCCCCTTGTGGGGGGGTTCTGAAGCAGGGTGACCCTCTTTGACTT
Encoded here:
- the VSIG2 gene encoding V-set and immunoglobulin domain-containing protein 2 isoform X3, producing MTGVAPTLQITGIWVPTSLWFLATGLAVEVKVSTEPLSTPVGKTAELTCTYSTSVGDSFALEWSFVQPGKPISESHPILYFTNGHLYPTGSKSKRVTLLQNPPTRGVATLKLTDIHPSDTGTYLCQVNNPPDFYTNGLGLINLTVLVPPSNPSCSQNGQTTVGGSTALRCSSSEGAPRPVYNWVRLGSSPTPSPGSMVQDEVSGQLILTNLSLTSSGTYRCVATNQMGSASCELTLSVTGRMRSLLGSLSTLRGLILAKGSWKDPHLPAP
- the VSIG2 gene encoding V-set and immunoglobulin domain-containing protein 2 isoform X1 — protein: MTGVAPTLQITGIWVPTSLWFLATGLAVEVKVSTEPLSTPVGKTAELTCTYSTSVGDSFALEWSFVQPGKPISESHPILYFTNGHLYPTGSKSKRVTLLQNPPTRGVATLKLTDIHPSDTGTYLCQVNNPPDFYTNGLGLINLTVLVPPSNPSCSQNGQTTVGGSTALRCSSSEGAPRPVYNWVRLGSSPTPSPGSMVQDEVSGQLILTNLSLTSSGTYRCVATNQMGSASCELTLSVTEPSQGRVAGALIGVLLGVLLLSVTAFSLIKFQKERGKNPKETYGGSDLREDAVAPGISEHTSRADSSKGLLERPSSASTVTTNKSKLPMVV
- the VSIG2 gene encoding V-set and immunoglobulin domain-containing protein 2 isoform X2 encodes the protein MAGLPGPFLCGALLGYLCLSGLAVEVKVSTEPLSTPVGKTAELTCTYSTSVGDSFALEWSFVQPGKPISESHPILYFTNGHLYPTGSKSKRVTLLQNPPTRGVATLKLTDIHPSDTGTYLCQVNNPPDFYTNGLGLINLTVLVPPSNPSCSQNGQTTVGGSTALRCSSSEGAPRPVYNWVRLGSSPTPSPGSMVQDEVSGQLILTNLSLTSSGTYRCVATNQMGSASCELTLSVTEPSQGRVAGALIGVLLGVLLLSVTAFSLIKFQKERGKNPKETYGGSDLREDAVAPGISEHTSRADSSKGLLERPSSASTVTTNKSKLPMVV